CAGTACCGCCTCGAGCTGATCGCGGCCTTGAAGCTGATCAGCGACGGCGTGGTGACGCGCGCCGACATGCGCTCGTCCTGGGCCGGCGCCACCGGGCTGACGCAGTTTCTGCCGACCGAACTCGACAAGCACGGCGTTGATTTCGATCGTGACGGCCGCGTCGATATCTGGCGCTCGGTGCCGGATGCGCTGGCGTCCGCCGCGCAGCAACTCGTCAACAAGGGCTGGAAGCCGGGCGTGCGTTGGGCTTACGAAGTCCGCGCACCGGCCAATGCCGATTGCACCCGGGGCGTGCCCGAAGTCAGCCAGCCGATCGGGCAGTGGCTGCGCGAGGGATTTGCGCTGGCGCGCGGCGGCAAGCTCGGCGCCGGCGAACTGGCGGAGCCCGCGTCGCTGCTGCAGCCGGAGGGCATCTACGGTCCCGCCTTCCTGACGACGAACAACTATTTCGTCATCAAGCAGTACAATTTCTCCGACCTCTACGTGCTGTTCGTCGGCCATCTCGCCGACCGCATCACCGATCCGCGGCCGTTTGCGACGCCATGGGCGGCGACGAAGCAGCTCCGCACCGCCGATGTCGAAACGATGCAAAACGAGCTGACGCGGCTGGGCTTCTACAACGACAAGATCGACGGCAAGGCCGGGATGCTGACCCGCGCCGCGCTCGGCGCCTATCAGAAGTCCGCGCGACTGAAGCTCGATTGCTGGCCGAGCGAAATGGTGCTGCGTTCGCTTCAGACCGCGCGGTAACCGCCGCGGTCAGATGATCGCCCGGCGGACTTTCGCGGTGATCCATTCGCTGACGACCACGGTGGAGAGGATCATCAGCAGGATCAGCGAGACCTGCGGCCAGGCCAGGGTGTTGAGCGAACTCTCCAGCGCCAGCCCGATGCCGCCGGCGCCGACCAGGCCGAGCACGGTGGATTCCCGGATGTTGATGTCCCAGCGGAACACCGCGATGGTGGCGAAGGCCGGCAGGATCTGCGGCCAGATCCCGTAGCTGATCACCTGGCCGGGACCCGCGCCGGTGGCGCGGATCGCCTCGACCTGGGTGTCGTCGATTTCCTCGATCGCCTCGTACAGCAGCTTGCCGATGAAGCCGATCGAGCGCAGCGCGATGGCGATGATGCCGGCGAGCACGCCGGGGCCGAGCACCGCGACCAGCAGCAGGCCCCAGATCAGCGCGTTGATCGAGCGCGAGCCGACGATGATGAACAGCGCCAGCGGGCGCACGAAAGCCACGCTCGGCGTGGTGTTGCGCGCCGCCAGAAAGCCCAGCGGCGTCGCGATCACGATCGCGATCAGGGTGCCGAGGGTGGCGATGTTGAGCGTGTCCCACAGCGGTTTCCAGAGCTGGCCGGCATAGCTCCAGCGCGGCGGCAGC
The DNA window shown above is from Rhodopseudomonas palustris HaA2 and carries:
- a CDS encoding lytic murein transglycosylase, which encodes MRVVAAVAAIGAALWLTLVPAAAQAADAGFTRFVASLWPEAQQAGVSRATFDAVTAGLEPDYKLPDLILPGRPKTGAPSQAEFVQVPADYLKEARIESLAAYGRGLLQKYRPTLAAIEQRFGVPATVVLAIWGRETDFGRHRLPYDAVRVLATQAYVGRRKEQYRLELIAALKLISDGVVTRADMRSSWAGATGLTQFLPTELDKHGVDFDRDGRVDIWRSVPDALASAAQQLVNKGWKPGVRWAYEVRAPANADCTRGVPEVSQPIGQWLREGFALARGGKLGAGELAEPASLLQPEGIYGPAFLTTNNYFVIKQYNFSDLYVLFVGHLADRITDPRPFATPWAATKQLRTADVETMQNELTRLGFYNDKIDGKAGMLTRAALGAYQKSARLKLDCWPSEMVLRSLQTAR
- the phnE gene encoding phosphonate ABC transporter, permease protein PhnE yields the protein MAVTIGADGAQHWRRLTPDEQRWRWFGWLALVAVAVLCWRIMTADTIWAFVENAPQQAVDIFGRMLPPRWSYAGQLWKPLWDTLNIATLGTLIAIVIATPLGFLAARNTTPSVAFVRPLALFIIVGSRSINALIWGLLLVAVLGPGVLAGIIAIALRSIGFIGKLLYEAIEEIDDTQVEAIRATGAGPGQVISYGIWPQILPAFATIAVFRWDINIRESTVLGLVGAGGIGLALESSLNTLAWPQVSLILLMILSTVVVSEWITAKVRRAII